One Vespa crabro chromosome 9, iyVesCrab1.2, whole genome shotgun sequence genomic region harbors:
- the LOC124426577 gene encoding protein FAM76A, translating to MSTNNVQALFACSRCFSRHPFEELSPGQQLCKECRGAFPVVKCTYCRSEFQQTIKGNTSTICKKCEQNVKSYGKPSACEYCNTIAAFIGSKCQRCTNSEKRYGPPVTCEQCKQKCAFDRQDEDKKVDGKLLCWLCTLSYKRALAKTKQSDAERRAHMKLAQQRAAKHKEQKLKGHNKRPHRVDVTKLPPQSEGGDTNGPTPVKAARMAGVHDPHDPNSSDHVVAVTQLKEKIAHLQKQISIKDGQLLAKDRQITELKAKNFTSETELRNKMKATEKEYEAKISNMQHKISSLLKEVASLSKTSKRGDRVAATKTEAGTNSGSGTDSPVP from the exons GAATGTAGAGGCGCATTCCCTGTTGTGAAATGCACATACTGTAGATCGGAATTCCAACAGACGAT aaaaggaaatacaaGTACCATATGTAAAAAGTGTGAACAAAATGTCAAGTCATATGGAAAACCATCAGCGTGTGAATATTGCAACACAATTGCTGCATTTATTGGCAGTAAGTGTCAACGGTGTACTAACTCTGAAAAACGTTATGGTCCTCCAGTCACTTGCGAGCAATGCAAACAAAAGTGTGCCTTTGACAGACAGGATGAAGATAAAAAG gtTGACGGCAAATTGTTATGTTGGCTATGTACTCTGTCATATAAGCGGGCTTTGGCTAAGACAAAACAGTCAGATGCAGAGAGGAGAGCACATATGAAACTGGCTCAACAACGGGCCGCTAAACACAAAGAACAAAA atTAAAAGGTCACAATAAGAGGCCACACAGAGTTGATGTCACAAAGCTACCACCACAATCGGAAGGAGGGGATACGAATGGCCCTACTCCGGTTAAAGCGGCACGAATGGCCGGTGTACATGATCCCCACGATCCAAACAGTTCGGATCATGTGGTCGCAGTTACACAACTCAAAGAGAAAATAGCTCATCTTCAGAAACAAATCAGTATCAAAGATGGACAACTCTTAGCTAAAGACAGACAG ATAACGGAATTAAAGGCAAAAAATTTTACATCCGAGACAGAACTacgtaataaaatgaaagcaactgaaaaagaatacgaagctaaaatatctaatatgCAACATAAGATATCCAGTTTATTAAAAGAAGTTGCATCGTTATCGAAGACATCCAAACGAGGTGACAGAGTAGCTGCTACTAAGACTGAAGCTGGGACCAACAGTGGAAGTGGAACAGACAGCCCTGTACCTTGA